A part of Myxococcales bacterium genomic DNA contains:
- a CDS encoding serine/threonine protein kinase, whose protein sequence is MQPTPSGALACPRCGATYDSDAAFCVLDGTPLTKTAVADKGYVGAVVGNDIELREIIGSGAMGRVYRGFQRGTDRDVAVKVLHGELLGRSQLVQRFCREAKIAGKLKHPHVVEVYTTGELPDGASYIVMEFLDGASLATVLEASGGKLPPERAISVARQICDAIGEGHQRGIIHRDLKPENVMLVSRTRRDGAARDARTHAHRADLNWVKVLDFGIARSTLPDGSMETAAGAIFGTARYISPECAQGETATPASDVYSLAVMLYQMLSGHTPFNADQPVGLLFKHVHDPPPPLRSWPGAEGLPPALEHVVMACLAKDPGARPQDGEALDRALREAAEAAGLELPGFGSVRGRPSVAKVADTLDDVVGPIVRPAEGVAPAPVLAEPRTRGASSPPPRARRTWAWGVAVALFAFVVGAGGAGLLVRARYSREDPAQAERTKHIERTREALTDGHYTAPPGENVSDLVRVGLQRWPNDAELKRLRSDAEHEMITMAMAARSSGDLVGARDLARGAHSLDSTDNSARFLRAQLDDDLRGIASGATVNVGAPRLVFESPPVVKPGARVEMTCRVVPGAAGAKAKISGIRVTLLPNGKTTGGAPVTLTSTDPSNVRAVVVAPEPGSYDVSFEASVDGMVVRAMRDLDVAP, encoded by the coding sequence GTGCAGCCGACTCCCTCGGGCGCCCTGGCCTGCCCGCGCTGCGGGGCCACGTACGATAGCGACGCCGCGTTCTGCGTGCTCGACGGGACGCCCCTCACCAAGACGGCGGTCGCCGACAAGGGCTACGTGGGAGCGGTCGTCGGCAACGACATCGAGCTTCGCGAGATCATCGGCTCGGGCGCGATGGGCCGGGTCTACCGTGGCTTTCAGCGCGGAACGGATCGCGACGTCGCGGTGAAGGTCCTCCACGGCGAGCTGCTCGGTCGCTCGCAGCTCGTGCAGCGCTTCTGTCGCGAGGCGAAGATCGCCGGCAAGCTGAAGCACCCTCACGTGGTCGAGGTGTACACCACGGGTGAGCTGCCGGACGGCGCCTCCTACATCGTCATGGAGTTCCTCGACGGCGCGTCTCTCGCGACGGTCCTCGAGGCTTCGGGTGGCAAGCTCCCGCCCGAGCGCGCGATCTCCGTCGCGCGGCAGATCTGCGACGCCATCGGCGAGGGCCACCAGCGCGGGATCATCCACCGCGACCTGAAGCCCGAGAACGTCATGTTGGTCTCGCGCACACGGCGCGACGGGGCGGCGCGTGACGCGCGCACGCACGCGCACCGCGCGGACTTGAACTGGGTGAAGGTCCTCGACTTCGGGATCGCGCGCTCGACCCTCCCCGACGGCTCGATGGAGACCGCCGCGGGCGCCATCTTCGGCACCGCACGCTACATCTCGCCCGAGTGCGCCCAAGGCGAGACGGCGACCCCCGCGAGCGACGTCTACTCGCTGGCCGTGATGCTCTACCAGATGCTGTCGGGACACACGCCGTTCAACGCCGACCAGCCCGTGGGTCTGCTCTTCAAGCACGTGCACGACCCGCCGCCGCCGCTCCGGAGCTGGCCGGGCGCGGAGGGGCTCCCTCCGGCCCTCGAGCATGTCGTGATGGCGTGCCTCGCGAAGGATCCCGGCGCGCGCCCGCAGGACGGCGAGGCGCTCGACAGGGCGCTGCGCGAGGCGGCCGAGGCGGCAGGGCTCGAGCTCCCAGGCTTCGGCTCGGTTCGCGGTCGTCCGAGCGTGGCGAAGGTGGCCGACACCCTCGACGATGTGGTCGGCCCGATCGTGCGCCCCGCCGAGGGGGTGGCGCCCGCCCCGGTCCTCGCCGAGCCGCGCACCCGCGGCGCCTCGAGCCCGCCGCCGCGCGCGCGACGGACCTGGGCGTGGGGCGTGGCCGTGGCGCTGTTCGCGTTCGTCGTGGGCGCGGGCGGCGCCGGGCTCCTCGTCCGCGCGCGCTACTCGCGCGAAGACCCGGCGCAGGCCGAACGCACCAAGCACATCGAGCGCACGCGCGAGGCCCTCACGGATGGCCACTACACGGCGCCACCAGGTGAAAATGTGAGTGATCTCGTGCGTGTTGGGCTCCAACGTTGGCCGAACGACGCCGAGCTCAAGCGGCTCCGCTCCGACGCGGAGCACGAGATGATCACCATGGCGATGGCGGCGCGGAGCTCGGGCGATCTCGTGGGCGCGCGCGATCTCGCGCGCGGCGCGCACTCGCTCGACTCCACCGACAACTCGGCGCGTTTTCTCCGGGCGCAGCTCGACGACGACCTGCGCGGGATCGCGAGCGGCGCGACGGTGAACGTGGGCGCGCCGCGCCTCGTGTTCGAGTCGCCCCCGGTGGTGAAGCCGGGCGCCCGGGTCGAGATGACCTGCCGCGTGGTCCCCGGCGCGGCCGGCGCGAAGGCGAAGATCTCGGGTATCCGGGTCACCCTCCTCCCCAATGGCAAGACCACCGGCGGTGCGCCGGTCACCCTGACGAGCACGGACCCCTCGAACGTGCGCGCGGTCGTCGTCGCGCCGGAGCCGGGCAGCTACGACGTGAGCTTCGAGGCGAGCGTGGATGGGATGGTGGTGCGGGCCATGCGTGACCTGGACGTCGCGCCGTAG